The sequence TTTGTTTAGGAAAAATTACAGCATGATAGACATGAAGAGCCAGAtgtaaacaaaaggaaaggctAAAGGGGAATTTAGATAGTGGCATTCAAAGCTGcaatcctgaaaacaaaaattcatctGGTGCTTTAGCCTGGTGGGCATCTCAGTTTTTGATAGTACTACTGCTTCATGTGTCTAAGTCAAAAGTGCATCAGTCTGGTCAGGACTGAGCGACTTGTTGCCTTTGTGATGTCTAAGGCCACTTGGGAACCAGAAGGGTGTTCTGTGCTGCCTTCCATCAGCATATCTCTACAGCAAAGATCATCTCAGAGCTATGTGATAGCTCAGATTCTTTGCAGAGCAGGATAGGATCCActccttgtttttaaaatgcagatagTGGTTGTTTGGCTCAGAGTTTAGAGACTGGCTCTGTGTATATGTGGAATTCTTCAGTCTGAGGGGACAGAAGTTGTATTTGAACCTATCTCCTAGCTTAATGGCTAGGATACTCTCTGTAGGTAATGGGGGTAAGGACCTCTCTATTCTGCCTATCTGAAATCCTGTCTTTCaatacacaaaacattttaaggttTATGGGCAAGAGGTGGCCTGTCCAGTGATACAGTGTCCCTGGAGTGGAAGAATCCTGAgttcaaatctctttttttagaGGCACTCTAATGGATAACTACCCAGAGAGGTTCTTCATTATTCCATGGACATTTTGCTCCCACCCCCGACCCCCGCCAAACCATCTTAATAACTAAGACACTGATCTAGGAGGTGGAGATAAGGGTCTGAATCCATTCAAGTGGAAAGGCAGTTCTGCTTATGTGCTATATTGTTGGTGATGGCAGCAGCACTTCTACCCTTCCATCAAATTATAGCACCTGCCCCTTTCTGACAGTGGACATTCTCAAGAGAAGGATGCAGTTGTTGGCAGCAGGATCAGAACTGAAGCCTTGGAAGGGCTTGAGATTTAGGAAAAGCTATGCTGTATATTCCTGCTGGGAACAAGGAGGCTAAGTGACATGTTACCTTTTACAGATCCTGCTGTGAGGTGCCAGCGCTCACCTTACCGCATATGGAGACGCCTACTTTAAGCCTGTTCTGGGGAttctgctctggggctgggaaCCTAGAGATTAGGAATTGCAGCACTTAATGTCAGAGGTAGCATTCTTCCTCCTGAAGCTGTAGCTGTGTCTGAAAGCCTGCACACATCAGAATTCTAGGTCTGTTTCTGTTGTGCGTTGGGCAAAGTTACCAGTATGGAACTAGGAAATATCTAGTGGTTGACTACTATATGGCAAGTAAACATATCCTTACTCTTCTGCTGAAAGAttgctgctcttcccagcagcaccagcgcGATGCAACTCCTGGGGTGACGCACCTCTCAGAATGAGGAATTCAGAACTAGCCTGTCTATGGCACAGTAGTGGTAAAAATGCTGATGTGGAACAATATCTTTGTATGTTCAGTTGCTGAGCTGCCGCCTTTGTTTGAATCCTTTGTTTCACTTTCTGCTGTCCCTCCTCCCCTACCAAAATGAAACTTAAAAGCTATCATTAGAGTTCAGGTTATTTGGAGGTCAAATTGTTACTGAAATCGTTTTGAACATGAACATGGCTCTACTGGATCAGAGGGAGCGGTTGTGCAGCACTGTCCTCTTTCTGTACTATTACTACATAACACAATAAGCCTGTATGTCTTTCCTACTAGACTCTAGTTATTGCCTGTGAGACAAGTATTAAAGGAGTAGTAACCTTTGTTTCTCCCTGTGAACTGAGAACGCAGAGGAGCGATCTGTTTAGCTTCTGCTAGCTGCCTTCTCCCTAGGCCGTGGGTTCTTGAGAGCACGCAGTCCACATAGATATCCCAGAAGAGCTGAGCCAGGTCCCAGAACAGAGCCCCATGTTTCAAGTTCTCTGATGATTTCAGGAAGATCATGAAGTCCCAAAAGCCACTGACAGAGTCAGAAATGCGAGGCTTCCTCATCTCCAGTAAGACAGCTGAGGAGGATTCCCAACACTGGGGGTCTGCTCGCCCAAGAGCTAGTGGATCAATTTGGCTATGGCAGAGGAAAGGTGCCACACAGAATGCTCCCATGATTAGCAGAGAGCAGGTGAGTCTCATGTTGCAGATgattcttcctctgctcccaaGGTCTGTTGTGTCACTGAAAtgttacaaaaccaaaagaagctgaaaaactTCTCACTGTTAGATGCAGGAATAAAGATGGTACCTTACATATAGATAGATATAGAAGGCACTTCAGATGTTGAtaattgcttttctgctctttaaaaatctgtgtatgCTTTTTTGCatgtacaaatataaataatagtGGAGTTGCATTACTCTGTGCAGCAAAAGTGTGTGTTAAAATTTGTTAATAATCCTCAAATCCATATGATGAACACTCTTATCTCGAACTTGTTCATATTGAAaggtttttgtctttcttgatTTACAGATCCCTAacctttttcagtaaaaatctgttcctttttACAGAGAATTTAAGCCTTTAGGCAGTCTTGCTTTCCACAAAATTTTATGAGCCCTTTAAAATAGTCTGCAGACTTGCAGGGATCTGTGGAGAGCAGGTGGAAAACTATTTGTTGAAAGTGTGTTCTAGTGAATTAATGGTAGGTTGCAAAATCATCCATTGAACAGGAGTGTTTTACCTGCTAAAACACACAACAGCCCTGAAAAGAGGGTATAGCAAAGCCACAGCATAGCAGCTACATTGTACAGcatgtatgcatgcatatagaataatttgggttggaagggatctttaaaggtcatctagtcaaacccctctgcaatgagcagggacatcttcaggTTGCTCGGGGCCCCACCCAACCTGACCCTGAATGTTTCGAGGGATGAGgtatctaccacctctctgggcaacctgtgctggTGTTTCACCACCTTCATTGTaaaaaacttcttccttatatctagtctaaatctaaCCTTTCTTAGtctaaaaccattaccccttgtcctattgtAACAGGTCATACTAAAATgtctgtctccatctttcttaaagccccctttaggtacatgaaggctgctataaggtctccccagaaccttcttttctccaggctgaacaaccccaactctctcagcctgtcctcataggacaggtgcttcagccctctgattatCTTTGTGGCactcctctggacctgctccaacaggtccatgtctttcctgtactgatatatatataagtaCAGATGTTTATTGCAGATCACTGTAATAATTGTCTGCTATGTTAAAATTGTGAAACTTGATAAGTAGCAGCTACAGTGGGAGAAATCCTGAGAATGATAACCTTTTGGGGACAGGAGGGCCCACCCGTCTCTATCAGACTTCATTTCTAGTATGTGCTTCTACTGTGCATTTTCTAAcatattttttatctttctagTATTATATTTCTGATACACATTTCTAATGTGTAAcgggtttgggggttgtttaTAGTGTACCCCATGGTGTATGGAGAACCTCCCATTTGTGGAAATCAACATCTAAGATTAGCTTTTCGGACAAACAATTCTGTTTAACGTGTGTGCTGATCTGTTAAGTATTgtgcttttatgttttcagtttgattGTTGGAGGGGAGAGAAGCTACCTTTCTTAATCAGCTTAACTTAGTCAGCTGGCTTATTGCGTAGAAAGCTTCTTCCATGAGAGATTGCACAAGCAATATTTCTCTGCtatgtgaagaaaaatgtcaaaggtGGGATAGTGTGTGCAGACAGATTGTATGTGGAAGGTAGCCCAGCCATAGCCAGTGGGTAAGACCAGGGAAGGGTAGGCTGCTTTGTGGAACATCTTTCATTGCAGAGCTAAAGGACTCTTCAGAGATTTCAGTCCTGGCAGTGATGTTCTTACCTAGTCTCCTATCGGGCTACCTGGTCAGGTTCTGGGAGCAGATTGGAGGTATTCAGGCTTTACTCTCCAACTGCTTACAGTCACTTTTCAATCTGAGTTGGGATCTCATTATGAGATTGGCTTGACAGCCTTGGATCTGAACCTCACTTTTAATAAACAGAAGAGGGACAGCACTCTCTTCTCGCACTGCTCTGCCTAGTGGGATGTCACTTATGACAGTGGTGGGGTTGTCCTCATGCTGCTCCCAAGATCTCCAGAAGCATCATTCTTCTGTACCCACTGCACAAGGCAGGTTTTGATTGCTTTctcagaagcaaaaccaaagacaTCCTGTGAGTTACTACTCCATTCTTACTTGTTTGTGCATCAGAGCCTTTCCATTGGGCAGCAGACACCTCTGCGTATATGCTATACAATATGCACATATCTATCTGTTTACCAAGACTTTTCCAAGGGACATAATTAACTTTGTTTATCAAGCTTCTAGTTCTCAAAACAACTTGGCAATCTCAGATATGACCAtggagaggggggaagaaaaaaccaagcacaaaaaaaacaccccaccaaCAACAAATAGTTCAAGCAAAGGAGTAATACTGAAACTGGCTTTTCAGGATGGTTCTGTCACTTGGACAGTGGTCATCTGGTTTGCACTGTTTAACAATTGAACTGGTTGATTTGCTTTctctgccccccagcccctttgGAAACTTTCAAAGTTACAGTACTGGGTAAGACAAGGACAAAGTTTCTGGATTTGTCAGAGGTgtgagcagggagctggcagggtggGTGCTATTTAAGGTGTGGTGTGAACGGCACTCGTCAGAGCCAGTAGCCAAGACCACTAGTCCTTATGGTCTAGTCAAACTCGGACAGCATTTTGCTGTCAGTAGTCTTAAAAGGTTCACGATATTGGAAATGTCAGTTTTCATTAATGTCTTACCTGTGCTTGTGGTGAACGTTTCTATCGAACTCCTTCCCTTGCCCTCCAATCTTTTAGGGTTTTTCTGTCCATAAATTGAAGTTTGTGCGTGCATGCTATTTACACCTTCTGGCTCTgactccccaccccccccagcaatTTAACCCCCCATTCCACTCCCCGTAATGTGTAGTGCCttacaacaacaataataaaaaagttaattagCTCATTTGTTATCCCCATTTTACTTAGTTGGAGCTATCAGTTATGACTAGTCACTCGATCCTAGAACTTAAAGACGCCCAAGCCGGTCCCCCGGAGCAGGGGCGGCTGTCCGCCTTGGCGGCGAGCGGTACTTGCGAAGCCTCTGCCGAGAGGAGCGTCCGTGGGAGTTCCGCGCGGCTTCGCCCCGAGGAGCCGGGCAGCGCCGCCACTCTGCCGCGGGTTCCCGGCCCACCCGACCCCGCTCCCGTCCCGTCCGCTCCggcacccccggccccgccgcagccctTACCTCGGCGCTCCGGCGTGCGGGGCGGGCCGGGCAGGACTCTCCgcgcccgccgctgccgccgcgctCCTTAAGAAGCCGGAGCGGGCAGCCCCGCTTAGTTTTTACGTCAGGGCTCGGGGAGAAGCCCCCACCCCCGCGggcccagctgctgctcccggGTATCCGccgctccctccttccctttgtgGAGGTGCCCCTGCTGCAAGGCGTGCTCTGCTACTCCGTCTGTCGTCCTCTCCCTACGGACCCCGACCCTCCTGGGGGCCAGCTTGGCAGCGGCGTTGCCTCTGGCCGAGGGGAAGCTGTGTGCAGAGGCCATGAAAGAGTAACGTACCCGGGCACTTAGAGAAGCCGCGGcactccccttccccctctcctaGCGGTCCTGCCTTGGGAGACCCAAGGGTAAAAAGCAAGTCCCCACCTTGGAGCTCAAGTTGTCCAGACCTGGCTCAGCCCCTAGGCATCTTCCTTGCTGTGCTTGGCTGCTGGACGTCCTGCCACCCCAGAGCAGGAGTCTCTGTGGCACAGCTAGAGCTGTTTGCTGGCTCTGGGCTCAGCCCATACAGCAGCAGGTCCAGCTGTCCTGGGAATTGAAGCAGAGACCCAGAGAAGATCAGAGACCCAGAAGAAAGCCAGTAAAGGCATTAACTGTAGTAATGAGGCTAAACTGCTCACTGCAGCTCAGTTCACACAACTTAAGGTAAAAGAGAGCTGCACCCTCCAAAAGGAGAGGGCTATGGCTGCATTTTCCCTCTGGAAAAATATAATGATGTGGTCTATCATTGTTGTACTTCCTCTCTGTGAAGTTCTCTGATGCAACCCTTCTCCACTGCCACCCCCTTTGAACAGCTGCAAACCCTCTGTACACATGAGGGAAACAGGCCAAGCTAGTAGGGAAGTGGAAGGAAGCCATTGGTGAAAGCGCTACGTTCTGGTACGTGCAGTGCAGAGAGGAAAGCCTGGGGCTCAGTTCTGCAAGTGTCAACTCTGCCTATGTTCACTCtgctgctgtagccaccccctGGCATGCATAAAACATAAAGCCCAAAGAGCTGGGGCTCTGGGAACAGGCTGCTAACCAGTGTTGGGCATAACTTTTTTAACACTAGCTACTTGAAGCAGTAGGGTGGGTGAGACCATTCTTTTTTCATAACTTTGTGTAGTCTATAGGCCAAATCACATAGCACTCTGCTGACTAAAGTCAGTGCAGCTGCACCAGTCCATACCAAATGGGCAGTAGCCAGTTTTTCTCAAGACTTTTACTGGCAGCTCCCTCTGTCTTTGCATTTTGAACAATAATCCTTTCTCCATGAAGCAACTGTGCTTCAGTAGCATCAGGCTTATCTTTGTTGAAGTCAGTAGGGCCACATTACTTTATACCAACTGGAAAGTTGGCttgaaacactgatttttctgttagtCATCTATATTCTtataatttttatctttctgtgcATCCAGTCCATGTAAATGGAGATGCATGTTCCTTTCCTAACCCATGATCTTATGATGCGCCTGCAACAATAAATGCTATTGTTCTTTTCTCCTGGTGCTTTATTTCCTGTGAGCAATCCATGTGAAAGTCTATTTTGTGTAAGTAATGTTACTTTTTAACAAAAGTGGAAGGAACTTTTTAGGGGTGAGAGAACATCTGGCTAGAACCAATGTAGATAACTATATTGTAGGATTTTCACAAATTTGCACATGTTCCATTTATTTCTCAGGAAGTGTGGGCTTGGGAATGGGGGAATAGTGAGCACCAACTGCTGAAACAGACTTCAGGAGGAACTGAAGAGTGCAATGCCTTGCAAGGAGCCCATGTAACATGGCAGGGGGAAGCCTCTCATTGCATGTAGGAtctccaacatttcttctcTGTGCTATCAAATACAGGCTATTGCAGTAGACTTCCTTCTCCCTGGTCCTAGGGCTAAAATGATccttaagcattttttttttaaagtctgctCTATAAGAGCTGATTCTGGGCCTGTGTGCTATCTGGTGCCCCCCTTGGCAAGTGAGTAACTGGAATGCTTCTCCTAGCCCCCATGTTTGGGGGTTGCACTgggtgagggaggggaagaaagtgCTCTCATAAGGTACGAGTGTTGTGATGTAACTGAAGGGCAGCTTCCTGGGTAGAAAAGGCTCTGAGGCTGCTTGTGTTTATCATTTGGCCTGGGTGCAGGAGGCCAGATCAGAGCAGAACTAAGGTGTGGGAGTGTTTTTGCTGATGTTGCTGGGTCTGTAGTGCATTGCTCTAAGGATCTGCCCCATGCTGTTAAGGgtaaagcaaaaggctgcaaatggaaaggaaaagtcaaAACACTTCTTGTAAGTTGATAAACTTCTTCTAAGCTGGAACCTTTTTGGATTCATTGTTAAGAAGTGAGTTTATTTAATTGAGTCCCCTTCTGGGGAGCACTTTATCTGATTTTGTATCAAGAACGATACTGGTTTTGTTCCACTCAGATCCCTCTGGTAGACCCAAGGGTGCTGAACCAGGGGTCCTTGGAGAAATGAGAGTCCCTGCTCAAGGGAAATACTACTACAGATAAAATACTCAGCTCCAAATACTTCCTGAGCCTGCTACACTCTGTTCCCTCTGAACCAGAGCACTCATATTCTATTTCTGGGAAGGAGATCTTTGATAATTGGATTCATCACCTCAACCTCCTAGTGGAGAAGAAACATAGCAGCATTGGCCATATCATTCAGTTCCACGTACTCTCCCTCAGTAAAGCTTTCTGTGCCCTTTTTAGGCTATCAATAATCTTTCTTTCATTGCACTGCATGATGTATTCCCCTGACAGCCAGTGTTCATGTCTTCAGTGGGTCTCCATATCTTTTGAATTAATTTGAGGTGGGCTGTAGGTCATATCCAGAGTCATTTGCAAAAGGAGATTTTTATcaagaaaaattgattttttaacTCATCTATGAGAGAGATTTCAGATCATGTAATGCTACAGAAATGATGTTAtttctacaagaaaaatatcaaaatataaacaaatgttaaaatgaTCAGGCTATAGGAGTAGGAgatgggaagagagaaaactaGGAGGCCATCTCATTggtatttgtattttgaataaaGGCATAAACAACTATGTGCAGAGTTGCTTCCTCCCTGCATTTGCTCCCTGCAAACCCTCCAATGTGGCTTAATGTTAACAGTTAGTGGGCAATGGCTTATGGTTGCTTGAGCTAAGTAAGcatttacaaatttaaaaaaaaaaaagttgaacaCTGAGACTGGGAGACAGTGATGTCTGGTGGTATATACTGCTTGCCTGTTACTTCCATAAGCAGCCACACCTGGACCCAGTATTAAGCTTTGTAAAATGATCTACGTAGTGAAAGAGATCTGTTTAAGCCTTAATccaaaaaatgctttaaagacaTATTCTTAGCTGAAAGtttgtgttttgctgaattGGGTTCCAAATTATCCCAGTTTGGGTGAAACCTGGCTACGCGACAGCAAAGGCAAAACTTGTAGTTCTCAGGGGAAAAGCCAAAGGTCTGTTAGTTTTTAAATTCATAGTATATGACAGagacttgatttttcttcaaaatctaCAAAGTGGGGAATCTAACTTCCATTTATACCTTTGCAAATTCCCTTTTAAGGAGGAGATTAAA is a genomic window of Balearica regulorum gibbericeps isolate bBalReg1 chromosome 6, bBalReg1.pri, whole genome shotgun sequence containing:
- the FAM237A gene encoding protein FAM237A, translated to MRLTCSLLIMGAFCVAPFLCHSQIDPLALGRADPQCWESSSAVLLEMRKPRISDSVSGFWDFMIFLKSSENLKHGALFWDLAQLFWDIYVDCVLSRTHGLGRRQLAEAKQIAPLRSQFTGRNKGILSHIQRLPALKKKDSFEDITSIHMHKSKSTVLGRIIRELGKKRK